A genomic segment from Candidatus Neomarinimicrobiota bacterium encodes:
- a CDS encoding DEAD/DEAH box helicase, producing THPTPIQEQSIPILLQGKDLLGSAQTGTGKTAAFAIPILQLLYQEQKRTNRLRKIRTLVVTPTRELAIQIGESFTVYGKYTGVKNTVIFGGVKQGKQTDALRKGVDVLVATPGRLLDLMGQGFISLKDVEYSVLDEADRMLDMGFIHDIRKIIAKLPARRQSLFFSATMPPDIVALSQKLLGSHPEKVAVTPDQTTAEKVKQAVYFVSKKSKVKLLIHLMKTESPDSVLVFSRTKHGANKIVRLLDKAGVTAEAIHSNKSQTARQRALGNFKKGTTPVLVATDIAARGIDVDELAYVINYDLPNIPETYIHRIGRTGRAGLSGIAVSFCDGEERLFLRDIQKLIGQKIPVIKDHPFKNETETAEVASDSVTLTGRQRQQALKKTSGSDQKRRRSRSRKRF from the coding sequence TACCCACCCAACTCCGATACAGGAACAATCCATCCCCATTTTATTGCAGGGAAAAGACTTGCTGGGTAGCGCCCAAACGGGCACAGGTAAGACTGCAGCCTTTGCTATTCCCATTCTTCAATTATTGTATCAGGAACAAAAACGGACCAATAGACTGCGTAAAATTAGAACACTTGTGGTCACTCCTACCAGAGAACTGGCCATCCAGATTGGAGAAAGTTTCACTGTTTATGGTAAATATACCGGTGTAAAAAATACGGTCATTTTCGGTGGGGTGAAACAAGGCAAACAAACGGATGCGCTTCGCAAAGGGGTCGATGTTTTAGTCGCCACCCCTGGACGGTTGCTGGATCTCATGGGTCAGGGTTTCATATCTTTAAAGGATGTTGAATATTCTGTCCTCGATGAGGCTGACCGCATGCTGGATATGGGGTTCATCCATGATATTCGTAAGATCATTGCTAAACTGCCGGCCAGGAGACAGTCCCTTTTCTTCTCTGCAACCATGCCGCCTGATATTGTCGCGCTTTCACAAAAACTACTGGGCAGTCATCCGGAGAAAGTGGCAGTAACCCCGGATCAAACAACTGCAGAGAAAGTGAAGCAGGCGGTTTACTTCGTGAGTAAAAAAAGCAAAGTTAAACTACTGATCCACCTGATGAAGACAGAATCACCTGATTCTGTTCTGGTTTTCTCCAGGACAAAACACGGTGCCAATAAAATTGTACGTTTACTGGATAAAGCTGGCGTAACAGCTGAAGCCATCCATAGCAATAAATCACAAACTGCTCGACAACGCGCATTGGGAAATTTCAAAAAAGGAACAACTCCTGTTTTGGTGGCAACCGATATAGCCGCCCGGGGAATTGATGTAGATGAGCTGGCCTATGTGATCAATTATGATCTACCAAATATTCCAGAAACGTATATCCACCGCATAGGTAGAACCGGCCGGGCAGGCCTGAGCGGAATCGCGGTATCCTTCTGTGATGGTGAAGAAAGACTATTTCTGCGGGACATTCAAAAGCTGATCGGCCAAAAGATCCCAGTGATCAAGGATCATCCTTTTAAGAATGAGACAGAAACAGCAGAGGTCGCAAGTGACTCAGTCACTCTGACAGGTCGGCAACGCCAACAAGCATTAAAGAAAACCAGTGGGAGTGATCAAAAACGCCGTAGATCGCGTTCCAGGAAGCGGTTCTAA
- a CDS encoding DEAD/DEAH box helicase, which produces MKTFEEAGLLDDVLNAIAELGFQTPTPIQEKTIPHMLSSDRDIIASAQTGTGKTAAFGLPIVQLTKREDKRTQTLILCPTRELCIQITKDMTNYSKYLKGLGIVPVYGGASIDTQLRALRKEAQVVVATPGRAMDLIKRKKLVLKNVERVVLDEADEMLSMGFKEDLEAILAETPEERQVLLFSATMPRAIMNITKKYMFDPIQLAVAKVDTAAANIKHMYYMVHAHDRYELLKRVADINPDIYGIVFCRTRRETKEVASKLMHDGYNADALHGELSQAQRDEVMGQFRNHRLQILVATDVAARGLDVNDLTHIINYNLPDDAEIYIHRSGRTGRAGKSGISIAIIHTREFSRIRVIEKRYKITFAKQTAPTGKDICTKQLYTLIDKIEKVKVDEQQIEPFLPAILKKLEWLSREDLIKHFVSAEFNRFLDYYKNARDINVSNSPKTQKKKSRNERRKTLFARLFINVGSVNGLNPTRLIGLINQALDSGDATVGSIEVMKKFAFFEVDAAVEMKLTKAMNEMTFDGVSLAVEASQAKPPGATKSTEWPPKKKRGYPKRDSRSGDRKKRSSGGRRNRRK; this is translated from the coding sequence ATGAAAACATTTGAAGAAGCCGGCCTCCTTGATGATGTGCTCAATGCCATTGCAGAGCTTGGTTTCCAAACACCAACACCTATTCAGGAAAAAACTATTCCACACATGCTTTCATCTGACCGGGATATTATAGCTTCTGCACAAACTGGAACCGGTAAAACTGCGGCCTTTGGTTTACCCATTGTACAGTTAACCAAACGGGAAGATAAACGAACCCAAACCTTGATCCTGTGCCCCACCCGGGAGCTGTGCATCCAGATCACCAAAGATATGACGAACTACTCCAAATATCTTAAAGGCTTGGGTATTGTTCCTGTCTATGGTGGAGCCAGTATTGATACACAACTACGTGCATTGAGAAAAGAAGCTCAGGTTGTGGTGGCTACACCCGGCAGGGCTATGGATTTGATTAAACGAAAAAAATTAGTCCTGAAAAATGTTGAGCGAGTGGTTCTTGATGAGGCAGATGAAATGCTCAGCATGGGTTTCAAGGAGGATCTTGAAGCTATTTTAGCTGAGACCCCGGAAGAACGACAGGTCCTGTTATTCTCTGCTACTATGCCCCGGGCAATAATGAATATCACTAAAAAATATATGTTCGATCCAATCCAGCTTGCAGTTGCCAAAGTTGACACGGCTGCTGCAAATATAAAACACATGTATTACATGGTGCATGCCCATGATCGGTATGAGCTGCTAAAACGGGTTGCTGATATAAACCCCGATATTTATGGAATAGTATTCTGTCGCACTCGCCGTGAGACAAAAGAAGTTGCTAGCAAATTAATGCATGATGGCTACAACGCAGATGCCTTGCATGGTGAATTATCGCAAGCCCAGCGTGATGAGGTCATGGGACAATTCAGGAATCATCGTTTACAGATATTGGTTGCCACAGATGTAGCGGCCCGGGGTTTGGATGTTAATGATTTGACCCATATCATTAACTATAATTTGCCAGATGATGCTGAAATCTATATCCACCGTAGCGGAAGAACGGGTCGGGCAGGTAAAAGTGGAATCTCGATTGCTATTATTCATACTCGAGAATTCAGCAGGATCAGAGTTATTGAGAAAAGGTATAAGATCACATTCGCCAAACAGACCGCTCCTACGGGTAAGGATATTTGCACCAAGCAGTTGTACACTCTCATTGATAAAATTGAAAAAGTTAAGGTTGATGAACAGCAGATCGAGCCATTCTTACCCGCAATATTGAAGAAGCTTGAATGGCTGAGTCGGGAAGATTTGATAAAACACTTTGTCTCAGCAGAATTTAATCGTTTTCTGGATTACTACAAAAATGCTAGAGATATCAATGTTTCCAATAGCCCGAAAACGCAGAAGAAGAAGAGCCGGAATGAAAGGCGTAAGACTTTATTTGCTCGCTTGTTTATCAATGTGGGATCTGTTAACGGCTTAAATCCTACTCGTCTGATCGGCCTGATCAACCAGGCGCTGGACTCTGGAGATGCCACCGTTGGCAGCATTGAGGTGATGAAAAAATTTGCTTTTTTTGAGGTCGATGCTGCAGTTGAAATGAAGCTGACAAAAGCCATGAATGAGATGACCTTTGATGGTGTTTCACTAGCGGTAGAAGCATCCCAGGCAAAACCACCAGGAGCCACTAAATCAACTGAATGGCCGCCAAAGAAAAAAAGAGGTTATCCCAAACGGGATAGTCGGAGTGGTGATCGGAAAAAACGCAGTTCAGGTGGGCGTCGGAATCGCAGAAAATAG
- a CDS encoding glycosyltransferase N-terminal domain-containing protein: MSFFFYLIYNLTLLLALPVVWIVAFFNDKLGGSLAGQKDINRILLSFNNKVKLDPKPVVWLHAASAGEFEQIQPLLSRIRKLNVYIFQTFTSATIYYKVSHDTRFDGVCFLPWDIYPRVYRFVTALSPSLMINTRHDIWPNLQLVLHRNKVRNILINANLYQDSTRLKPVIRQFNRGIFQHIDHVYTGSESLKSLLKVLYKGPIDVVGDSRFDQVNERAKTNDSEMISAKTISDRQVIVYGSVVTSDLDVVTGAISKSLATKDYLHIIVPHEVHERDLIPWEVALYRTMLKSIRRTELDQYAHEPVIIWNRVGQLADLYKYARLAFIGAGFSTGVHSVTEPAIYNIPCAHGPKYDILAEAIDLVEAQLSTVIKTEQQLEAFLNLPDDEVTALSEKIKIFVHVRLGAADKIMNHEFPLKQV; encoded by the coding sequence ATGAGTTTTTTCTTTTACTTAATATATAACCTTACTCTATTACTGGCTCTTCCTGTTGTCTGGATTGTCGCTTTCTTTAACGATAAACTTGGCGGAAGTCTGGCTGGTCAAAAAGACATTAACAGGATTCTGCTCAGTTTTAATAATAAAGTAAAACTTGATCCAAAACCAGTTGTGTGGCTACACGCTGCGTCTGCTGGTGAGTTTGAACAAATTCAACCACTCCTATCCAGGATACGCAAGCTGAATGTTTACATTTTCCAGACCTTTACCTCAGCTACTATTTATTATAAGGTATCTCACGACACACGCTTTGATGGTGTCTGTTTTCTACCCTGGGACATTTACCCCCGAGTGTATCGTTTTGTAACAGCCTTGTCACCCTCACTCATGATCAACACACGTCATGATATCTGGCCAAATTTGCAATTGGTTCTTCATCGAAATAAAGTTCGGAATATTTTGATCAATGCCAACCTGTATCAGGACTCAACTCGCCTAAAGCCGGTGATAAGACAGTTCAATCGAGGTATTTTCCAGCATATCGACCATGTCTACACTGGTTCCGAATCTCTTAAAAGCCTTCTTAAGGTGCTCTATAAGGGTCCTATTGATGTGGTGGGTGACTCAAGGTTCGACCAAGTTAATGAACGAGCTAAAACCAATGATTCGGAAATGATTTCTGCTAAAACCATTTCTGACCGACAGGTCATTGTGTATGGGTCAGTCGTCACTTCTGATCTTGATGTTGTAACCGGAGCAATCTCCAAATCCCTGGCTACTAAGGATTATCTGCATATCATCGTCCCCCATGAAGTACATGAAAGGGATCTCATCCCCTGGGAAGTTGCCCTTTACCGAACCATGCTCAAGTCTATCCGCAGAACGGAGCTTGATCAATATGCTCATGAACCGGTCATCATCTGGAACCGGGTCGGACAGCTAGCAGATCTTTATAAATATGCTCGATTGGCCTTTATTGGTGCTGGGTTCTCCACAGGGGTCCATTCGGTAACCGAACCAGCTATCTACAATATTCCCTGTGCTCATGGCCCCAAGTACGATATCCTCGCTGAAGCCATAGATCTGGTAGAAGCACAGCTCTCCACGGTGATCAAAACCGAGCAACAACTCGAAGCATTTCTAAATCTGCCCGATGATGAAGTCACTGCTCTGTCAGAGAAGATTAAAATTTTTGTGCACGTTCGTCTTGGAGCTGCAGACAAGATTATGAATCACGAATTCCCGCTTAAGCAGGTGTAA
- a CDS encoding HAD hydrolase-like protein — MISNELKSKAGKIKLVVTDIDGVWTDAKMYYTGTGEFMKAFSTYDGIATSLLSEAGIPTAIITGEKSPAVAARAKKLKLKDVFLGIDDKLTVFEILLDKYKLTPDQVAYIGDDVNDYTVMQVAGLTASPSSSPAFHLLKPDILLDRVGGDGAFREFADIILASQDQ; from the coding sequence ATGATCTCAAATGAACTAAAATCCAAAGCGGGTAAGATCAAACTTGTTGTTACCGATATCGATGGTGTCTGGACAGATGCCAAGATGTATTATACTGGTACTGGAGAGTTCATGAAGGCTTTCAGCACCTATGATGGAATTGCTACTTCTCTGCTTAGTGAGGCTGGCATTCCCACTGCCATCATCACTGGTGAGAAATCACCTGCTGTGGCCGCTCGCGCAAAGAAGCTGAAACTCAAGGATGTTTTTCTTGGTATAGATGATAAACTTACTGTCTTCGAAATATTGCTCGATAAGTATAAACTAACTCCTGATCAAGTCGCTTACATTGGTGATGATGTTAACGATTATACCGTTATGCAGGTAGCGGGTTTAACTGCCTCACCATCCAGCTCTCCGGCTTTTCATCTCTTGAAACCAGATATCCTGCTTGATCGCGTAGGTGGTGATGGCGCTTTTCGTGAGTTTGCTGATATTATTCTTGCCTCTCAGGATCAATGA
- a CDS encoding N-acetylneuraminate synthase family protein has protein sequence MSTIQLGTKKAGAGQPVYIIAEIGINHQGDVAIAKKLIYEAAAAGTNAVKFQKRSIQRILTREGLEMPYENRNSFGKTYGEHKRALELSESEYRTLKAYADELEVDFIASGWDEESIDFLEDLGVPFFKMASADLTNLPLLTHTARKGKPMVLSTGMANMKMVQTALDAVSQLNPQIAILQCTSTYPSSFEEIDLEVINTFRKAFPDSVIGYSGHELGIAITEAAVALGAKIVERHFTLDRTMKGGDHAASLEPGGFEKMVRDIRHIEAAFGSGTKEVQASELPIFKKLSKSIVSVSAIAAGTLLQRNMLTTKGPGNGISPVRLDQIIGKSVTRDIAADVVLKDEDINW, from the coding sequence TTGTCAACAATACAATTAGGTACAAAAAAAGCAGGGGCTGGTCAGCCTGTATACATCATCGCCGAAATAGGCATTAACCATCAAGGTGATGTTGCCATAGCAAAAAAACTTATTTATGAAGCTGCGGCCGCGGGGACCAATGCAGTTAAATTTCAAAAGCGTAGTATCCAAAGGATCCTGACCCGTGAAGGTCTGGAGATGCCGTATGAAAACCGTAACTCTTTCGGCAAAACTTATGGTGAGCACAAGCGCGCTTTAGAACTCTCAGAATCTGAATACCGCACATTAAAGGCGTACGCAGATGAATTGGAAGTTGATTTCATCGCATCAGGCTGGGATGAGGAAAGTATTGATTTCCTGGAGGACCTGGGGGTTCCTTTCTTTAAAATGGCTTCAGCAGATCTAACCAATCTACCCCTCCTGACCCACACAGCCCGCAAGGGCAAACCCATGGTTCTCTCAACGGGCATGGCTAACATGAAAATGGTTCAAACTGCTTTGGATGCAGTCTCACAGCTTAATCCGCAAATTGCCATTTTGCAGTGTACCTCTACTTACCCATCCTCTTTTGAGGAGATCGATCTGGAAGTGATCAATACTTTCCGGAAAGCTTTCCCTGATTCAGTTATCGGTTATTCTGGTCACGAGCTTGGAATAGCCATCACCGAAGCCGCTGTTGCTTTGGGAGCTAAGATTGTTGAGCGACACTTCACGTTGGATCGCACCATGAAAGGCGGCGACCATGCTGCCTCTCTGGAGCCTGGAGGTTTTGAAAAAATGGTTCGGGATATTCGCCACATTGAGGCTGCTTTTGGAAGCGGAACCAAAGAGGTGCAAGCATCCGAGTTACCGATCTTTAAGAAATTGTCGAAAAGCATTGTTTCTGTTTCTGCAATTGCCGCTGGTACACTTCTCCAGAGGAACATGTTGACAACCAAGGGACCTGGAAATGGAATTTCACCCGTACGCCTGGACCAGATCATTGGTAAAAGTGTCACCCGTGATATTGCTGCTGATGTTGTCTTGAAGGATGAAGATATTAACTGGTGA
- a CDS encoding acylneuraminate cytidylyltransferase family protein, whose amino-acid sequence MEIYCIIPARGGSKGVPQKNVRLFLGQPLITHSIQYAQSASLVTSVFVSTDDNHIADVSRQAGAEIIPRPAEFATDTATTESAIVHALQWWQEHEHLPDIIVLLQATSPLRPTGSLDKALQHFQDQGFDSLLSISPTHRFFWKVDGSKAQAEYDYLNRPRRQDMTEDDIRYVENGSVYIFTRKHFANSKNRLGGQIGYTIFPEKYSLEIDTELDFQLLENSAAKID is encoded by the coding sequence ATGGAAATTTATTGCATCATACCTGCCCGGGGCGGCTCCAAAGGTGTTCCCCAAAAAAATGTTAGACTCTTTCTTGGTCAGCCTCTCATCACCCATTCTATCCAGTATGCCCAATCCGCCAGCCTGGTAACCAGTGTATTTGTCTCTACGGATGATAACCATATTGCTGATGTATCACGACAAGCAGGGGCAGAGATCATACCTCGCCCGGCAGAATTCGCCACGGATACAGCTACAACAGAATCTGCTATTGTGCACGCTCTCCAGTGGTGGCAGGAACATGAACATCTCCCCGATATCATCGTTTTGTTACAGGCCACCAGTCCATTACGCCCGACTGGCTCCCTGGATAAGGCATTGCAGCATTTTCAGGATCAAGGGTTTGATTCACTCCTCAGCATCTCACCCACCCATCGGTTTTTCTGGAAGGTGGATGGATCCAAAGCCCAGGCAGAATATGATTATTTAAACCGTCCACGGAGACAGGATATGACTGAAGACGATATCCGCTATGTTGAAAACGGATCAGTTTACATTTTTACCCGAAAACATTTTGCAAATTCAAAAAATCGTCTTGGTGGCCAAATCGGATACACAATCTTTCCCGAAAAGTACAGTCTGGAGATCGATACTGAACTGGATTTTCAACTGTTGGAAAATTCTGCCGCAAAAATTGATTAA
- a CDS encoding DMT family transporter — translation MKRHVYIVLVLGLLGISFGAPLARFVPGLAALTIAFWRMAGASMLLWAHASLKPQGTLDQKHLGSVIVAGIFLALHFVFFYSAVKVVPIANATLFATLAPIFTLSYERFFLKRRLSVGALVGLWLAIGGAVLVQISALKFGSEEILGNLLALASSVFMAVVLIIAERMRNTYTTLQYTRWLYLFAALTLGAIGLIMGIDLGFTLPDAKWILALVILPTLIGHNSMSYAVKYLRPTIVGSMPFGEPILATILAWFLFGEMVGLSVVIGGGITLTGLTILTFKREKPKPEVF, via the coding sequence ATGAAACGGCATGTCTATATAGTTTTAGTGCTGGGTTTGCTGGGGATAAGCTTTGGGGCACCTTTGGCTCGATTCGTACCTGGTTTGGCAGCCTTAACAATTGCCTTCTGGCGGATGGCTGGCGCTTCAATGCTGCTTTGGGCTCACGCTTCCCTAAAACCTCAGGGTACTCTCGATCAAAAGCACCTGGGGTCTGTTATAGTTGCTGGTATTTTTCTAGCCCTGCACTTCGTCTTTTTCTATTCAGCAGTAAAGGTGGTACCCATCGCCAATGCAACTTTGTTTGCAACATTGGCACCCATCTTCACCTTGAGCTATGAACGGTTTTTTTTGAAACGTCGATTGTCTGTTGGCGCACTGGTTGGTCTGTGGCTGGCCATCGGAGGTGCTGTGTTGGTCCAGATCTCTGCTTTGAAATTTGGTTCAGAAGAAATACTTGGAAACCTTTTGGCCTTGGCAAGTTCCGTATTTATGGCAGTGGTCTTAATTATCGCAGAACGGATGCGGAATACATATACCACCCTCCAATATACTCGCTGGCTATATCTTTTTGCGGCACTTACTCTAGGAGCGATAGGGCTGATTATGGGGATTGACCTTGGATTTACTTTGCCCGATGCAAAATGGATTTTAGCCTTGGTCATACTGCCAACCCTGATTGGTCACAACAGTATGAGCTATGCAGTCAAGTATCTCAGGCCAACTATCGTTGGATCAATGCCATTTGGAGAACCAATTCTGGCAACGATTTTAGCTTGGTTCTTATTTGGAGAAATGGTTGGATTATCAGTTGTGATCGGGGGTGGGATCACCCTGACGGGTTTAACGATACTTACCTTTAAGCGGGAAAAGCCTAAACCCGAAGTTTTTTGA
- a CDS encoding glycosyltransferase family 29 protein, with the protein MNQSLNQLPDFLVGHRSSQVIIIGNGPSAAAHELGQQIDAFDQIIRINNYVTAGMESKVGSQTDIWVNGANQGLKKRADLPKNTLVMIPPVVLEHKGEAIHNRIQRRLGTNQYFMVPLEIMQRMEGLSGIKRPTTGFFTIFYFYLLGWDVTLHGFDFFVGSTSHYFDNSLKHWLKDQGILRKAGKHNIEAEKTFVEELVSTGKIKKLRV; encoded by the coding sequence ATGAATCAATCTTTGAACCAATTGCCTGATTTTTTAGTTGGCCATAGATCCAGTCAGGTCATCATTATCGGTAATGGTCCCAGTGCAGCAGCTCATGAGCTCGGCCAACAGATCGATGCGTTCGATCAAATTATTCGGATCAATAATTACGTCACCGCAGGAATGGAATCCAAAGTTGGTTCGCAAACAGATATCTGGGTCAATGGTGCCAACCAGGGACTAAAGAAGCGTGCTGATCTTCCCAAAAACACATTGGTGATGATCCCGCCTGTAGTATTGGAACACAAGGGTGAAGCCATTCATAATCGCATTCAGCGACGGCTTGGGACCAATCAGTATTTCATGGTGCCACTTGAAATCATGCAAAGAATGGAAGGTCTGAGTGGCATCAAGCGACCAACTACTGGTTTTTTTACGATTTTCTACTTTTATCTACTTGGGTGGGATGTGACCCTGCATGGCTTTGATTTTTTCGTGGGATCCACATCACACTATTTTGACAATTCGCTCAAGCATTGGCTCAAGGATCAGGGTATCTTAAGGAAAGCTGGCAAGCACAATATTGAAGCAGAAAAAACTTTTGTTGAAGAACTTGTCAGCACTGGTAAAATCAAAAAACTTCGGGTTTAG